In Archocentrus centrarchus isolate MPI-CPG fArcCen1 chromosome 22, fArcCen1, whole genome shotgun sequence, one DNA window encodes the following:
- the LOC115772910 gene encoding CST complex subunit CTC1-like isoform X4 produces MNKYYIFFTATLLRRSSSYRRWCWCSQVSALDGFLSSSLDLSTDSSPLTPRTGSVYFTYLPVSSITVVSLGDTSSACPPPAPIMHLGQWALSSEQSCTVGQVKGHVVCCLFLQLQWSCSLCGSVYRQACSSSQCRSTSSVFQSKAKLVIDDGTGEAHVWFSGALVRPLMGLTDAQWEGLQRALRVRGHVRVYPRGQSQVCDGDSDDFLLHFLLCVCSSDVMNRPLSLTCRKHTNRRPQEVRKFTRGDRDFLTRLTPPLQLTCLHLHPD; encoded by the exons ATGAATAAATACTACATTTTCTTTACAGCCACGCTGCTAAGAAGATCGTCTTCTTATAGGAG gtggtgCTGGTGTTCTCAGGTGTCTGCGCTCGATGGTTTCCTGTCCTCCAGCCTGGATCTTTCTACAGACTCATCGCCGCTAACACCCAG gacaGGAAGTGTGTACTTCACGTACTTACCTGTCAGCTCCATAACTGTCGTCTCCCTGGGAGATACGAG CTCAGCCTGCCCTCCACCTGCTCCCATCATGCACCTGGGCCAGTGGGCTCTCAGCAGCGAGCAGAGTTGCACTGTGggacaggtcaaaggtcatgtggTGTGTTGCTTGTTCCTGCAGCTTCAGTGGAGCTGTTCGCTGTGTGGCAGTGTGTACAGACAG gcctgcagcagctctcagtgtCGTTCGACCTCGTCTGTCTTTCAGTCCAAAGCAAA GCTGGTGATTGATGATGGGACAGGTGAGGCTCATGTGTGGTTCTCAGGTGCGCTGGTTCGTCCTCTGATGGGATTGACTGATGCTCAGTGGGAGGGGCTTCAGAGAGCACTCCGGGTCAGAGGTCACGTCAGAGTCTACCCTCGCGGGCAGAGCCAG GTGTGTGATGGTGATTCTGATGACTTCCTCctccacttcctgttgtgtgtgtgcagcagtgatgtcatgAATCGGCCGCTCAGCCTCACCTGCAGGAAACACACCAACCGGAGACCCcagg aggtgAGGAAGTTCACGCGAGGAGACAGAGACTTCCTGACCAGACTGACTCCTCCCCTTCAGCTCACCTGTCTGCACCTCCACCCTGACtga
- the LOC115772910 gene encoding CST complex subunit CTC1-like isoform X3: MENNLEEVFSETVTLLKILITTPMTTAEAERWCWCSQVSALDGFLSSSLDLSTDSSPLTPRTGSVYFTYLPVSSITVVSLGDTSSACPPPAPIMHLGQWALSSEQSCTVGQVKGHVVCCLFLQLQWSCSLCGSVYRQACSSSQCRSTSSVFQSKAKLVIDDGTGEAHVWFSGALVRPLMGLTDAQWEGLQRALRVRGHVRVYPRGQSQVCDGDSDDFLLHFLLCVCSSDVMNRPLSLTCRKHTNRRPQEVRKFTRGDRDFLTRLTPPLQLTCLHLHPD, encoded by the exons ATGGAAAACAATCTAGAAGAAGTCTTTTCAGAAACTGTCACGCTCTTGAAGATCCTCATCACCACACCCATGACCACAGCAGAAGCTGAAAG gtggtgCTGGTGTTCTCAGGTGTCTGCGCTCGATGGTTTCCTGTCCTCCAGCCTGGATCTTTCTACAGACTCATCGCCGCTAACACCCAG gacaGGAAGTGTGTACTTCACGTACTTACCTGTCAGCTCCATAACTGTCGTCTCCCTGGGAGATACGAG CTCAGCCTGCCCTCCACCTGCTCCCATCATGCACCTGGGCCAGTGGGCTCTCAGCAGCGAGCAGAGTTGCACTGTGggacaggtcaaaggtcatgtggTGTGTTGCTTGTTCCTGCAGCTTCAGTGGAGCTGTTCGCTGTGTGGCAGTGTGTACAGACAG gcctgcagcagctctcagtgtCGTTCGACCTCGTCTGTCTTTCAGTCCAAAGCAAA GCTGGTGATTGATGATGGGACAGGTGAGGCTCATGTGTGGTTCTCAGGTGCGCTGGTTCGTCCTCTGATGGGATTGACTGATGCTCAGTGGGAGGGGCTTCAGAGAGCACTCCGGGTCAGAGGTCACGTCAGAGTCTACCCTCGCGGGCAGAGCCAG GTGTGTGATGGTGATTCTGATGACTTCCTCctccacttcctgttgtgtgtgtgcagcagtgatgtcatgAATCGGCCGCTCAGCCTCACCTGCAGGAAACACACCAACCGGAGACCCcagg aggtgAGGAAGTTCACGCGAGGAGACAGAGACTTCCTGACCAGACTGACTCCTCCCCTTCAGCTCACCTGTCTGCACCTCCACCCTGACtga
- the LOC115772910 gene encoding uncharacterized protein LOC115772910 isoform X1, producing MRENSVLSLQKNAFTKRSLEEKNRIKELGPDRPNLQIQQQASDRGRSYTRAFSSSSYDKRSWLAGCDVSNAFYCFPCLLFQSSGTEAMWTATGVRDLKHLSEKCKRHENSRSHLDNAMKLSFWGKLSIAQQLDEGYRIAVRRHSEEVTENRHILSRIIDCVKFCGAFELALRGHDESKSSENPGIFRGLVDFVASLDGVLKEHLENATVFKGTSKTVQNELLDCMFSVLKEHIIKEAQSSDFLSIQADETVDVATQCQLVLVLRYIDAKNTVQERFFEFIPLQSATADSIATALKEHLATILPEDQKANLIRCFQSIQDSGDFDPITVREAGAFAMLLEDQDFKFFLQLFHHIMPHVDLLYAKLQKKVIDSVCIQESIQQFQQDIQKIRNSLHSMVGQSSVCDIILGHTRERFSFTNHLVSATLLQGDRFEQYNTAFPEDALSNTLKAYPVLNEVVLVFSGVCARWFPVLQPGSFYRLIAANTQDRKCVLHVLTCQLHNCRLPGRYELSLPSTCSHHAPGPVGSQQRAELHCGTGQRSCGVLLVPAASVELFAVWQCVQTGLQQLSVSFDLVCLSVQSKAGD from the exons atgagagaaaattctgttttgtctttacaaaaaaatgcttttacaaagcgttcacttgaagaaaaaaacaggataaagGAGCTTGGACCGGATCGTCCcaatttacaaattcagcagcagGCAAGTGATCGTGGACGATCCTACACGCGGGCTTTTTCCAGCTCTTCTTATGACAAGCGGAGTTGGCTAGCTGGATGTGATGTAAGCAATGCCTTTTACTGCTTTCCGTGTTTGCTATTTCAAAGTTCTGGCACGGAGGCAATGTGGACAGCAACTGGGGTAAGAGACTTAAAACATctttcagaaaaatgcaaacggcACGAAAACAGCCGCAGCCACCTAGACAATGCAATGAAGCTAAGTTTTTGGGGGAAACTTAGCATTGCTCAACAGCTAGATGAAGGCTACAGGATTGCTGTTAGAAGGCACAGTGAAGAGGTGACAGAAAATCGGCACATCCTTTCTAGAATAATAGACTGTGTTAAGTTTTGTGGAGCCTTTGAGCTGGCCTTGCGTGGTCATGACGAAAGTAAGAGCTCTGAAAATCCCGGGATCTTTCGTGGGTTGGTTGATTTTGTTGCTTCTCTTGATGGAGTACTAAAAGAGCACCTTGAGAATGCTACTGTGTTTAAGGGAACTTCGAAAACTGTGCAGAATGAGCTACTGGACtgtatgttttctgttctgaagGAGCATATAATCAAagaagcacagagcagtgatttTCTTTCAATCCAGGCAGACGAGACTGTGGATGTTGCTACGCAGTGCCAGCTTGTGCTTGTACTACGCTATATCGATGCCAAAAACACTGTGCAGGAAAGGTTTTTTGAGTTTATCCCTCTGCAGTCGGCTACAGCTGATTCCATTGCTACAGCCCTAAAAGAACATCTTGCAACTATTCTTCCTGAGGATCAAAAGGCTAACCTCATCCGCTGTTTCCAAAGCATACAAGACTCTGGTGACTTTGACCCCATTACCGTCAGAGAGGCTGGAGCATTTGCCATGCTACTGGAGGATCAGGATTTTAAGTTCTTTCTGCAACTTTTCCACCATATCATGCCTCATGTGGACCTTCTCTATGCCAAACTCCAGAAGAAGGTCATAGATTCAGTCTGTATCCAGGAGAGCATCCAACAGTTCCAGCAGGACATTCAAAAGATCAG AAATTCTCTCCACTCCATGGTTGGACAAAGCAGT GTCTGTGATATCATActgggacacaccagggagcgcTTTTCTTTCACAAACCACCTTGTTAGTGCCACACTCCTGCAGGGGGACAGATTTGAACAATACAAcacagcatttcctgaagatgcACTGAgcaacaccttaaaagcctatcCAGTGCTCAACGAG gtggtgCTGGTGTTCTCAGGTGTCTGCGCTCGATGGTTTCCTGTCCTCCAGCCTGGATCTTTCTACAGACTCATCGCCGCTAACACCCAG gacaGGAAGTGTGTACTTCACGTACTTACCTGTCAGCTCCATAACTGTCGTCTCCCTGGGAGATACGAG CTCAGCCTGCCCTCCACCTGCTCCCATCATGCACCTGGGCCAGTGGGCTCTCAGCAGCGAGCAGAGTTGCACTGTGggacaggtcaaaggtcatgtggTGTGTTGCTTGTTCCTGCAGCTTCAGTGGAGCTGTTCGCTGTGTGGCAGTGTGTACAGACAG gcctgcagcagctctcagtgtCGTTCGACCTCGTCTGTCTTTCAGTCCAAAGCAAA GCTGGTGATTGA
- the LOC115772910 gene encoding uncharacterized protein LOC115772910 isoform X2: MRENSVLSLQKNAFTKRSLEEKNRIKELGPDRPNLQIQQQASDRGRSYTRAFSSSSYDKRSWLAGCDVSNAFYCFPCLLFQSSGTEAMWTATGVRDLKHLSEKCKRHENSRSHLDNAMKLSFWGKLSIAQQLDEGYRIAVRRHSEEVTENRHILSRIIDCVKFCGAFELALRGHDESKSSENPGIFRGLVDFVASLDGVLKEHLENATVFKGTSKTVQNELLDCMFSVLKEHIIKEAQSSDFLSIQADETVDVATQCQLVLVLRYIDAKNTVQERFFEFIPLQSATADSIATALKEHLATILPEDQKANLIRCFQSIQDSGDFDPITVREAGAFAMLLEDQDFKFFLQLFHHIMPHVDLLYAKLQKKVIDSVCIQESIQQFQQDIQKIRSVISYWDTPGSAFLSQTTLLVPHSCRGTDLNNTTQHFLKMH, translated from the exons atgagagaaaattctgttttgtctttacaaaaaaatgcttttacaaagcgttcacttgaagaaaaaaacaggataaagGAGCTTGGACCGGATCGTCCcaatttacaaattcagcagcagGCAAGTGATCGTGGACGATCCTACACGCGGGCTTTTTCCAGCTCTTCTTATGACAAGCGGAGTTGGCTAGCTGGATGTGATGTAAGCAATGCCTTTTACTGCTTTCCGTGTTTGCTATTTCAAAGTTCTGGCACGGAGGCAATGTGGACAGCAACTGGGGTAAGAGACTTAAAACATctttcagaaaaatgcaaacggcACGAAAACAGCCGCAGCCACCTAGACAATGCAATGAAGCTAAGTTTTTGGGGGAAACTTAGCATTGCTCAACAGCTAGATGAAGGCTACAGGATTGCTGTTAGAAGGCACAGTGAAGAGGTGACAGAAAATCGGCACATCCTTTCTAGAATAATAGACTGTGTTAAGTTTTGTGGAGCCTTTGAGCTGGCCTTGCGTGGTCATGACGAAAGTAAGAGCTCTGAAAATCCCGGGATCTTTCGTGGGTTGGTTGATTTTGTTGCTTCTCTTGATGGAGTACTAAAAGAGCACCTTGAGAATGCTACTGTGTTTAAGGGAACTTCGAAAACTGTGCAGAATGAGCTACTGGACtgtatgttttctgttctgaagGAGCATATAATCAAagaagcacagagcagtgatttTCTTTCAATCCAGGCAGACGAGACTGTGGATGTTGCTACGCAGTGCCAGCTTGTGCTTGTACTACGCTATATCGATGCCAAAAACACTGTGCAGGAAAGGTTTTTTGAGTTTATCCCTCTGCAGTCGGCTACAGCTGATTCCATTGCTACAGCCCTAAAAGAACATCTTGCAACTATTCTTCCTGAGGATCAAAAGGCTAACCTCATCCGCTGTTTCCAAAGCATACAAGACTCTGGTGACTTTGACCCCATTACCGTCAGAGAGGCTGGAGCATTTGCCATGCTACTGGAGGATCAGGATTTTAAGTTCTTTCTGCAACTTTTCCACCATATCATGCCTCATGTGGACCTTCTCTATGCCAAACTCCAGAAGAAGGTCATAGATTCAGTCTGTATCCAGGAGAGCATCCAACAGTTCCAGCAGGACATTCAAAAGATCAG GTCTGTGATATCATActgggacacaccagggagcgcTTTTCTTTCACAAACCACCTTGTTAGTGCCACACTCCTGCAGGGGGACAGATTTGAACAATACAAcacagcatttcctgaagatgcACTGA